The Salegentibacter mishustinae genomic interval GCAAAAGCTTAAATTTGTTTTATTCAGTGAAGCAGATCTTAAGATTTACGAAGCGATGCTTGACGAAGTTTAAACTAACTAAAAGCTATGCTAGATTTTTCAGCTACTTATACCGACCAGTATCAACTGGCGATGGCGCAGGTATATTTTAAAAAAGGCCAAAAAGATTACACCGCAATATTTGATTATTATTTTAGAAAACTTCCTTTCAATGGTGGCTACGCAATTTTTGCCGGGCTTCAGGATCTGTTGGAGATCATTGAAAATATAAAATTTAGCGATAAAGACCTGGAATACCTTAAAAAGCAGGATTTTGATGATGATTTCCTGGAATATCTAAAAGATTTTAAATTCCGCGGAAATATTAATTCGGTTCAGGAAGGGGACGTGGTTTTTCCGACGCGGCCTGTTTTGCAGGTAGAAGCCAATATCATTGAGGCGCAAATAATTGAAACTATTTTACTGAATTTACTCAATTTTCAAACCTTAGTTGCCACAAAAGCAAGTAGGATAAAATTGGTTTCTGGAGAGCGCACTTTGTTAGATTTTGGTTTGCGACGGGCCCAGGGGCCTGGAGGTTACTATGCTACCCGCGCGGCTATTGTTGGCGGTTTTCATGGGACGAGCAATGTAATTGCCGGTAGGGATTTTGATATTCCTGTTTCAGGAACTATGGCACATTCCTTTATTCAAAGTTATGATGAGGAAATCACTGCTTTTAGAGATTTCGCTGAAGGAAGACCAAAAGATTGTGTGTTGTTAGTAGATACTTACGATACGCTTAAAAGCGGTGTGCCAAATGCGATTACAGTCGCAAAGGAAATGGAGGAGCGCGGTCAAAAATTAATGGCTATTAGGCTTGATAGTGGAGATTTAGCTTATCTCTCTAAGCAATGCAGAAAAATGCTGGACGAGGCCGGATTGGATTATGTGAAAATTGCAGCTTCTAATCAATTAGATGAAAATGTGATAAAAAGCTTGCTGGAACAAGGCGCCAGGATAGATGTTTTTGGTGTGGGTACTAACCTTGTTATTGGAAGTCCCGATGCCGCTTTAGACGGGGTTTATAAATTAGCTTATTCCCACGGCAAACCAAGAATTAAAATTTCTGAAAGTATTATTAAGGTGACGCTTCCGCATAAAAAACAAGTATATCGTTTAAGGGATGCTGAAGGACATTGCGTTGGAGCCGATCTAATAGCTCTTTTTGAAGAAAATGATATTGAAAATATGATACACCCCTTTGAACCTTATAAGCAGATGCGAATTGGGGAATTACAAAAAGAACCCTTGCTTCAGCCAGTAATGGAAAATGGAGAAAATAAATTAGAGCATAAATCCCTTCAGGAAATTGCTGAATACAGCAAAAGCAGGCTTGCAGAGCTTTCTATAGAATATAAACGATTCAACAACCCACATATTTACAAAGTGGGGATTACAGAAGCTTTAAAAGCAGAACGGGATAAATTAATTGCTTCTTATCAAAAATAAGATTTATGAAAACGCTAATTATTGTAGATCCACAAATCGATTTTATGCCCGGTGGTTCCCTTGCGGTGCCAAATGGAGATGAAATTATACCGATAATAAACGAGCTTCAGGAAAAATTTGATCTGGTGATCGCCTCCCAGGATTGGCATCCAGAAGGTCACGCCAGTTTTGCCAGTAGTCATAAAGGAAAAAACGTATTTGAAACCATTGAGCTAAATGGAATTGAACAAGTGATGTGGCCGGAACATTGTGTTCAAAATACTGAGGGCGCCGAATTTCATAAAGAGCTGAAAACCGCGAAAATTGAAGCAATTTTTAGAAAAGGAACCAGTCTGGAAATTGATAGTTATAGTGCCTTTTATGATAACAGGCATTTAAAATCTACTGGCCTTTCTGGCTATTTAAAAGAGAAGAATGCAGAAGATCTTTATTTCTGCGGACTTGCAGCTGAAATTTGTGTACATTTTACCGCTAAAGATGCAATTAAAGAAGGTTTTAAAGCTACAATAATAGAAGATGCTACACGAGCGCTAAACGCGGAAGATTTTGAAAAAGCAAAAGCAGAATTAAAAGATTTAGGCGGTAAGGTTATTACTTCTTCAACTATTGAAAATTGATGTAATAAACATAGCCTACATTAAACCAAAAAATATAATCATTAAACTTATTTTGAGGCGCATTAATATTTAGTCCGTCAATCCAGTCGCTGCCATAATATTGTCCGCGAGCTTCAATTAAAAGGTCGTGTCTAAAACCTAATCTGTAACGAACACCAAGCCCGCCAACTATAGAATAGGTGCTGCCGCGTTCAAAATCCATTCCGCCAATAAAAGTTGGGAATACATTCTTGGGATTCTCCAATGAACCGAGATCAGAATACGCATCAGCTTTATAAGACACAAAATGTCCGCCTAAACTTATATAAGGGGAGAACATATATCCCGAATGCGTAAAATCCCGAATTCGAAAAGGATGGTATTCCAGGTGTATCCCACCTTCAATAATTTCACTTTCCCCATGCATTGCTCTAAGTAACTGCCCTCCAATAGTATTCTTTCTGGCCACAGGGCCAAAATGTTCTAACTTGGAGTAGAAATAATCCAGCTCATTTCTAATTCTAAAGTGGTTGGTGAAAAAAGAAGCCGCCTGGGAGTAGTGGCAGTCGGTTTTGTAGGCAAAATTCATATAATGGGAAATCCCTATCCCGTAACCCGCATTGTTAAGGTTGTTTTTTACATTCCAGCGTTCCCCGTAATCTGTAAAAAAAGAAGCCGGGCCTGCTTTAACAGCAATTTCGTGAGCAATCCCAAATTGGGAATATCCCTTTACCTGGAAGAGTAATATAAAAACAATAAGAGGTAAAAATATCTTGTAATTGCGCATTACTTCAGACTTGGGCGAGCAACAAATATATAAAAACTACTTTAACAAAAAATTATAGATTTCATTCTGTCTGTAAATTCTTAAAATGGAGACGTTAATATTATATGAAAAGATAAAAATTTGAGGTCATTTTTTATAGAACTCATATATTTGCAACATAAAACACAGTTTTTTTTATAAACTATTTGTAGTATCACGCAATATGGAACAAAATATACAAGATTTCCTGGATAAAGTATCTCAAAGAAATCAAAACGAACCGGAATTCATGCAGGCAGTGCACGAAGTTTCTGAAACTATTATTCCTTTTATAGAAGAGAATAAAAAGTATCAAAACATGCAATTGCTGGAACGTATGGTAGAGCCAGAACGAGTAATTATGTTTAGAGTGTCCTGGTTGGATGATGAAGGTAATATTCAAGTAAATCGCGGTTTTAGAATTCAAATGAATTCAGCAATAGGACCTTATAAAGGCGGATTGCGTTTTCACCCTTCTGTAAACTTAAGTATACTTAAATTTCTTGCTTTTGAGCAGGTATTTAAGAACAGCCTTACTACTTTACCAATGGGTGGAGGAAAAGGTGGATCTGATTTTGACCCAAAAGGAAAATCTGATAACGAGGTGATGCGTTTCTGCCAGAGCTTTATGACAGAGCTTTATCGCCATATTGGCCCAGATACCGATGTTCCTGCTGGAGATATTGGAGTTGGTGCCCGTGAAGTTGGTTATATGTTTGGCCAGTACAAGAGATTGCAAAATGAATTCACAGGAATTTTAACCGGAAAAGGACTTTCTTATGGTGGTTCCCTTATTCGTCCTGAAGCTACAGGTTATGGGAATGTGTATTTTGCTCAAAATATGCTAAGAACAAGAGATGAATCTTTTGAAGGGAAAACAGTAGTTGTTTCAGGTTCTGGAAACGTAGCGCAATATGCTGCAGAGAAAGCACTGGAATTTGGAGCGAAGATCTTAACCATGAGTGATTCTGGAGGATATATTTATGATGAAGCCGGAATTGATGAAGAGAAGCTTCAGTTTATCATGGACCTTAAAAATGTTAGACGTGGTAGAATCAGTGAATATGTAGATGAATATTCTTCAGCTAAATACTTTGAAGGTGAAACGCCTTGGGGAGTAAAATGTGATGTGGCGCTTCCTTGTGCAACACAAAACGAACTTGAAGAAGCTGATGCTAAGAAATTAGTAGAGAATGGATGTATGTGTGTTGGCGAAGGTGCTAATATGCCTTGTACACCAGAGGCTGTAGAGGTATTTAAAGAAGCAAAAATTCTTTTCTCTCCGGGTAAAGCTTCTAATGCGGGTGGTGTTGCCACTTCAGGATTAGAAATGAGCCAAAACTCTATGCGTTACAGCTGGACTTCAGAAGAAGTAGATAAGAAGTTACACGAAATCATGAATAATATTCATGACCGTTGTGTAGAATTTGGAAAAGAAGAAGATGGTTATATAGACTACGTGAAAGGAGCAAATATTGCCGGTTTCGTAAAAGTTGCCGATGCTATGCTTGCCCAGGGAGTAGTATAGATCTCAATCATTTAAACGATAAACTAAGGCCGCTTTTTTAGCGGCCTTTTTTAATTATCTTCGAAGAGAAGAAATTCCTAAAAAATGCTTGTTACCACTCCGGCAATTGTTGTTAGTGCCTTAAAATATGGTGAGGCCGATTTGATCGTGAAAGCCTACACTTATAGCGACGGTTTAAAAACCTATATGCTAAAAGGAATCTTGAAATCAAAAAAAGGCAAATTCAAGGCGTCGCAATTCCAGTTGCTTACCCAGTTAGAGATCGTAGCGAATCATCGTAACCAGGGGAAGATGGAGTACCTTAAAGATGCGAAGGTGTTGCACACTTACACCAGCCTGCATACCAATATGGTAAAAGGCGCGATGCTTATGTTTTTGGCAGAAGTTTTAAAAAATGCAATTCGGGAAGAAGAAACTAATCCTCAATTGTTTAAGTATCTTGAAAACTCACTCATGTGGTTAGATCTGCATGATAAGATCGCCAATTTTCATCTTTTGTTCTTATTAAATTTAACCAGATATCTTGGTTTTTATCCTGATGCCGATGCGAAAGAGTTCACTTATTTTAATCTCTTAGAGGGCGTTTTTGAAATAAATAGCGTGAATAATTACTGCGTAGATGGTCAAAACGTGGCGGTTTTACGGCAGTTATTAGGCATAAATTTTGATAAGTTGAATGAGGTAAAATTGAATCAACAAAGTCGGGCAAATTTCCTGAATATGCTGCTTTTATATTTCGAGTTGCATATTGAAGGATTTAAGAAACCAAAATCACTTGCCGTCCTCAACGAAATTTTTAGCTAAATGCGAAATTCAATAATAGGAGTAATTCTCCTTTTTTTTATGGTTAATAGTATCTACGCTCAGCAGATACAGGTTTTGAATGAAGAAAGTCACGAACCACTTGCCAGTGTGGCTTTATACAACGCTGAAAAATCTAAAAGTGTATTAACTAATTTTGATGGAGTAGCTAATATTTCAGTATTTGATAAAGATGAGGTTATTCATTTTAAGCACGTAAACTTCACCGATAAAAGCCTCAGGAAATCCCAAATAATCCGGAATAATAATAAAGTTTATCTAAAAAGTGATGGTAATGAGCTAGACCAGGTAGTGCTTTCGGTGGCTAAATTTGAAATGAATAAAGATGAAATTCCGCAGAAGATCGTCAGCTTTTCAGCAAATGATATTATTATGGCCAGCCCGCAAACTTCGGCCGATCTTTTGGAAAGCAGCGGGCAGGTTTTTGTCCAGAAAAGTCAGTTAGGCGGTGGAAGTCCAATGATTCGCGGGTTTGCTACGAACCGTCTTTTAATTACCGTAGATGGAGTACGAATGAATACCGCGATTTTTAGAAGCGGAAATCTTCAAAATATCATCTCAATAGATCCCCTGGCGGTAGAAAATACCGAGGTAATTCTCGGCCCGGGCTCGGTGGTTTATGGAAGTGATGCGATTGGCGGGGTGATGAATTTTTACACTTTGAAGCCGAAATTTTCCTTTACTCATAAAGCTTCGGTTTCTGGTAGTGCTTACTCCCGTTACGCTTCTGCAAATAATGAAAAAACCGTACACGCCGATGTGAATATAGGCCTGGAGAATTGGGCATTTTTAAGCAGTATTAGCTTTTCAGATTTTGATGATTTAAGAATGGGATCTCACGGACCTGATGAATATTTGCGAAACGAATATGCAGTGCGAAGAAATGGGGAAGATGTAGTGGTTGCAAATGATGATCCTCGAGTGCAAAAGCCAACCGGATATCAACAAATTAATTTACTGCAGAAAGTAAAGTTTATGCCACATAAAGATTGGGACCTAAATTTAGGACTTATCTATTCTACCACATCAGATTTTCCAAGATTTGACAGGCTTTACCGAAAGCGCGATGGTGATTTGCGTACAGCAGAATGGTATTATGGCCCTCAGGAATGGTTTATGGGGAATTTTAAGATCAATAAAAAAGGAAACGGAGCATTCTATGATAAAGCCCAGATGACAACTGCTTATCAATTTTTTGAAGAGAGCCGTCATAACCGGGATTTAGGTGAAGATTGGTTATACAACACCAAAGAAAATGTAGATGCTTATTCGGTTAATTTTGATTTTGAAAAGACCTTTGAAGAGAGTCGGTTGTTTTATGGAGCCGAATATGTTTTTAATAAAGTGAATTCTACGGGATTTGCAGAAAATATTTTAACGGAAGAAGAAAACATCACCGCTTCACGATATCCAGATGGTTCTACCTGGCAATCCATTGCGGCTTATACCACCTATCAATGGAAGATCCAGGAAGATCTTTCTTTTCAATCTGGAGTTCGGTATAATCATATTTTGGTAGATGCTGAATTTGATGAGAATTTATATGATTTTCCATTTAGTGAGGCCAAAATTAATACCGGAGCTTTAACCGGAAGTGCGGGAATTAACTGGCAACAAAACAGGTTTATCGGGTGGCGATTGAATCTTTCTACAGCTTTTAGGGCTCCAAATATAGATGATGTGGGGAAAATTTTCGATTCTGAACCTGGAGCAGTAGTAGTGCCAAATCCAGATTTAAAACCGGAATATGCTTACAGTAGTGAGCTTGGTTTTGATTGGAAGCCTGCCGAAAATATCAGTTTTATCGCGACCGCATTTTATACATATTTAAATGATGCGATGGTACGCAGGGATTTCAAATTAAATGGAGAAACCGAAATAGATTACCAGGGAGAACCAAGTCGTGTACAGGCGATTCAGAATACCGCGAAAGCGCACGTTTACGGATTTGAAAGTGGGATAGAAATCGATTTTTCTGTTGCACTAAGATTAACTTCCAAAATTAGCATAACCGAAGGAAAAGAAGAGCAGGAAGATGGTTCTACCGAGGCATTACGGCACGCGGCTCCTGTATTTGGGAATACACATTTAATATGGCACAAAAAAAGATTGAAATTCGATCTTTTTGCTGAATATAATGGGCAATTTGATTATGAAGATCTCGCACCATCAGAACAGGGTAAAGCCTATTTATATGCTATAGATGATAACGGAAATCCTTATTCACCTTCCTGGTATAGCCTAAATTTAACCGGTCAATACGAACTAAGTAAAAACTTGCTGGCAACCGCTTCTTTAGAAAATATTACCGATCAACGTTACCGAACTTATTCCTCGGGAATCGCCGCTGCAGGTAGAAATTTAATTTTAGCGCTTCGTTATAACTTTTAAAGCTTGAGGAGTTTGCCAGTTCCCACCTAAAATCTACCAATTTAGCATCAAAAATAAATTTTATACCTCTCTTAAGCCCTACTGTTAGGGGTAGCTTACTAAAAGTAAGGGATTCCCTTACTTTTAGTAAGGATTATTTTTCCGCTTTTTGATTTTCAAAATTTAATTTCACGGCCTATTAAGCTTTCAATCAAAATTGCTTTATGAATCCCATAACAATAGTATTAGTTTTTCTGGCATCAACAGCTTTTTTTACTGCTTTCCAGAAAGAAAACGCCGAAAGGCCAAGTGAAGCCGAAGTGAAAGAAACCACTAAGGAAGCAAAGATCTTTAAAGAAGAGTCTAAACAAATTAGTGCTTTGCATGTTCACACCCAGGATGCTGAAGCTATAGATTTCCTGCTTTCAGAGGCTAGTGCTAAAACAACTTGCCTTATAGGATTTCCAGGCGGTAGCGACCCATATAAATATATGCCAATTTTCTCTGGTATGGAGAATTATCCTCCTTATACTAATCAGTTTGTGAACATCCACGAGATAGGCCATTCTTTGGGACTTCGACGTACTGATTAGTTTAGTAGGCAAAGTGGTGGGCAAAGCGGCGAGTTTCAAGACCCTGGTGAAGCGGTTCACCTACACGGCACCCCAACCGAATATGATTAAAATTCGCTTATGCTTGCCTGCTTCTGTGCCACTAGAGTGAAGGCTTTGTCTATTACGGTGAAGTTGCTTTATAATAAGTTTATTAATGTTAGAAAATTTGGACTCAGTCTTAATTTGTTAGTTTAGGAGGGTGTCTGTAGGGGGCATCCTTCTTTCTTTTCTGAAAGTAAGTTGCTTATTTTACAGATAAGTAATTATGAAAATTAGTTAATTACCGAAACGGTATTCGGGAATGGAACTTGAAATATTTAATGTGGAAAAAACAGCACATAGGGGAATGAGTAAAACCATAAATAAATAACCCCAATTTTTTTATATTTTTATCGGCCCACATGCAATATAAATCTACATCTTTTTACAGGCTGATAATTTTATTTTTCTTGTTTTTTTCCTGTAATTCAAATAAGAAAAATGAACTTCCAAATCAAAACACTCGCACGCAACAAATAGAGCAATTAAAGGCTGCAAAGAATCCTTCTGTTTATAACGCACTAAGAGATACGATCTTGAGTTATCCAAATGACTCGTTGAAGAATACTTTAATATCTGATATTTCCTATCATTTCTATTCTAAAAATGATTCTATTAAATTCCGCTACTGGAATTCCTATTCGTTTAAAATTTCCGAAGAGCGAGAAAATATTTCAGGCATAGCAGAAGCTAACTGGGATCTTGGTAACTTTTTTTATCGGCAGAATAATATAGATAGTTCTTACTATCATTATAATCTTGCTTATGAAGAATATCTGGAGGCCAGGGACGAAATAAAAGCCGGTAGGATGTTATTGAA includes:
- a CDS encoding nicotinate phosphoribosyltransferase, which gives rise to MLDFSATYTDQYQLAMAQVYFKKGQKDYTAIFDYYFRKLPFNGGYAIFAGLQDLLEIIENIKFSDKDLEYLKKQDFDDDFLEYLKDFKFRGNINSVQEGDVVFPTRPVLQVEANIIEAQIIETILLNLLNFQTLVATKASRIKLVSGERTLLDFGLRRAQGPGGYYATRAAIVGGFHGTSNVIAGRDFDIPVSGTMAHSFIQSYDEEITAFRDFAEGRPKDCVLLVDTYDTLKSGVPNAITVAKEMEERGQKLMAIRLDSGDLAYLSKQCRKMLDEAGLDYVKIAASNQLDENVIKSLLEQGARIDVFGVGTNLVIGSPDAALDGVYKLAYSHGKPRIKISESIIKVTLPHKKQVYRLRDAEGHCVGADLIALFEENDIENMIHPFEPYKQMRIGELQKEPLLQPVMENGENKLEHKSLQEIAEYSKSRLAELSIEYKRFNNPHIYKVGITEALKAERDKLIASYQK
- the pncA gene encoding bifunctional nicotinamidase/pyrazinamidase, which translates into the protein MKTLIIVDPQIDFMPGGSLAVPNGDEIIPIINELQEKFDLVIASQDWHPEGHASFASSHKGKNVFETIELNGIEQVMWPEHCVQNTEGAEFHKELKTAKIEAIFRKGTSLEIDSYSAFYDNRHLKSTGLSGYLKEKNAEDLYFCGLAAEICVHFTAKDAIKEGFKATIIEDATRALNAEDFEKAKAELKDLGGKVITSSTIEN
- a CDS encoding THC0290_0291 family protein, giving the protein MRNYKIFLPLIVFILLFQVKGYSQFGIAHEIAVKAGPASFFTDYGERWNVKNNLNNAGYGIGISHYMNFAYKTDCHYSQAASFFTNHFRIRNELDYFYSKLEHFGPVARKNTIGGQLLRAMHGESEIIEGGIHLEYHPFRIRDFTHSGYMFSPYISLGGHFVSYKADAYSDLGSLENPKNVFPTFIGGMDFERGSTYSIVGGLGVRYRLGFRHDLLIEARGQYYGSDWIDGLNINAPQNKFNDYIFWFNVGYVYYINFQ
- the gdhA gene encoding NADP-specific glutamate dehydrogenase produces the protein MEQNIQDFLDKVSQRNQNEPEFMQAVHEVSETIIPFIEENKKYQNMQLLERMVEPERVIMFRVSWLDDEGNIQVNRGFRIQMNSAIGPYKGGLRFHPSVNLSILKFLAFEQVFKNSLTTLPMGGGKGGSDFDPKGKSDNEVMRFCQSFMTELYRHIGPDTDVPAGDIGVGAREVGYMFGQYKRLQNEFTGILTGKGLSYGGSLIRPEATGYGNVYFAQNMLRTRDESFEGKTVVVSGSGNVAQYAAEKALEFGAKILTMSDSGGYIYDEAGIDEEKLQFIMDLKNVRRGRISEYVDEYSSAKYFEGETPWGVKCDVALPCATQNELEEADAKKLVENGCMCVGEGANMPCTPEAVEVFKEAKILFSPGKASNAGGVATSGLEMSQNSMRYSWTSEEVDKKLHEIMNNIHDRCVEFGKEEDGYIDYVKGANIAGFVKVADAMLAQGVV
- the recO gene encoding DNA repair protein RecO gives rise to the protein MLVTTPAIVVSALKYGEADLIVKAYTYSDGLKTYMLKGILKSKKGKFKASQFQLLTQLEIVANHRNQGKMEYLKDAKVLHTYTSLHTNMVKGAMLMFLAEVLKNAIREEETNPQLFKYLENSLMWLDLHDKIANFHLLFLLNLTRYLGFYPDADAKEFTYFNLLEGVFEINSVNNYCVDGQNVAVLRQLLGINFDKLNEVKLNQQSRANFLNMLLLYFELHIEGFKKPKSLAVLNEIFS
- a CDS encoding TonB-dependent receptor; translated protein: MRNSIIGVILLFFMVNSIYAQQIQVLNEESHEPLASVALYNAEKSKSVLTNFDGVANISVFDKDEVIHFKHVNFTDKSLRKSQIIRNNNKVYLKSDGNELDQVVLSVAKFEMNKDEIPQKIVSFSANDIIMASPQTSADLLESSGQVFVQKSQLGGGSPMIRGFATNRLLITVDGVRMNTAIFRSGNLQNIISIDPLAVENTEVILGPGSVVYGSDAIGGVMNFYTLKPKFSFTHKASVSGSAYSRYASANNEKTVHADVNIGLENWAFLSSISFSDFDDLRMGSHGPDEYLRNEYAVRRNGEDVVVANDDPRVQKPTGYQQINLLQKVKFMPHKDWDLNLGLIYSTTSDFPRFDRLYRKRDGDLRTAEWYYGPQEWFMGNFKINKKGNGAFYDKAQMTTAYQFFEESRHNRDLGEDWLYNTKENVDAYSVNFDFEKTFEESRLFYGAEYVFNKVNSTGFAENILTEEENITASRYPDGSTWQSIAAYTTYQWKIQEDLSFQSGVRYNHILVDAEFDENLYDFPFSEAKINTGALTGSAGINWQQNRFIGWRLNLSTAFRAPNIDDVGKIFDSEPGAVVVPNPDLKPEYAYSSELGFDWKPAENISFIATAFYTYLNDAMVRRDFKLNGETEIDYQGEPSRVQAIQNTAKAHVYGFESGIEIDFSVALRLTSKISITEGKEEQEDGSTEALRHAAPVFGNTHLIWHKKRLKFDLFAEYNGQFDYEDLAPSEQGKAYLYAIDDNGNPYSPSWYSLNLTGQYELSKNLLATASLENITDQRYRTYSSGIAAAGRNLILALRYNF
- a CDS encoding M57 family metalloprotease — its product is MNPITIVLVFLASTAFFTAFQKENAERPSEAEVKETTKEAKIFKEESKQISALHVHTQDAEAIDFLLSEASAKTTCLIGFPGGSDPYKYMPIFSGMENYPPYTNQFVNIHEIGHSLGLRRTD